In Gemmobacter sp. 24YEA27, a genomic segment contains:
- a CDS encoding sarcosine oxidase subunit alpha family protein yields the protein MRLEGKGIIDRTREVSFRFDGRDYRGFRGDTLASALLANGVKLFGRSFKYHRPRGLLTAGSEEPNALVEVIGKTSRTPNTRATMQEIFDGLESRSQNRLGSLRHDLMAVNDLISPFLSAGFYYKTFMWPRHFWEGLYEPIIRRAAGLGSLAKAHDEGVYEKAWAHCDLLVIGAGPAGLMAALTAARAGADVILAEEQPLTGGRLIADGGLIGGDPAAQWVHAVEAELRAMPNVRIMTRTTVTGAYDNGTYGALERVGLHRSPRPNLPRECFWRIVARRAVLTTGAQERHIAFPMNDRPGIMLASAVRTYLNRFGVAPGKRVTLFAANDQARQTARDLMAAGVQVAAIIDPREDVSVVEECPVHAGAVVIDTKGRHALQAITVRKGSETFRIETDCLAVSGGWNPGLHLTCHMNSRPRWSEEIAAFVPVEAAVPGLAAAGAANGSFSTHGALTAGRLVAEQALAALDLRAPELAVPAAEDAPYTHRAIWSVEGAKGRNGRAWLDFANDVTVKDVQLSAQENFASVEHMKRYTTQGMAPDQGKNSNVAALAVLADATGRGIPETGTTTFRPPYVPVSIAAMGAGGRAKGFAPERFLTSDQASRDRLAPMIEAGLWYRPSYFPKPGETTWREACDREVRMVRGAVGVCDVSTLGKIDIQGPDAGRFLDFVYTNTFSTLPVGKVRYGLMLREDGLVMDDGTSARLSETHYLMTTTTAAAGQVMRHLDFVQQAFCATWKLRLISVTEAFAQFAIAGPKARALIDTVLDQPLGDLPFMGVRPVSVGGVEARLFRISFSGEEGYELAVPVDYGEALFRDLVARAETMGGGPYGMEALNVLRIEKGFLTHAEIHGRVSADDVGLGAMVSTKKDCIGRAASQRPGLWGPDREQLVGLKASGAISAGAHLFRPGFAVERENDQGYVTSVCWSPTLDSWLGLAFLTDGRARHGERIRLVDHLRGIDVECEVTHPVFFDADGGRMRG from the coding sequence ATGAGGCTTGAGGGCAAAGGCATCATCGACCGCACCCGCGAGGTGTCATTCCGCTTTGATGGCCGTGACTATCGCGGTTTTCGCGGCGATACGCTCGCCTCGGCTTTGCTCGCGAATGGGGTAAAGCTCTTCGGGCGGTCGTTCAAATATCACCGCCCGCGCGGCCTGCTGACGGCAGGCTCGGAAGAGCCTAATGCGCTGGTCGAGGTGATCGGCAAGACCTCGCGCACCCCCAATACGCGCGCCACGATGCAGGAGATTTTCGACGGGCTGGAAAGCCGCAGCCAGAACCGGCTTGGCAGCCTGCGCCATGATCTGATGGCGGTGAATGATCTTATCTCGCCCTTTCTCAGCGCCGGTTTCTACTACAAGACCTTCATGTGGCCGCGCCACTTTTGGGAAGGGCTTTACGAGCCCATCATCCGCCGCGCGGCCGGGCTTGGCAGTCTTGCAAAGGCCCATGACGAGGGCGTCTATGAGAAAGCCTGGGCGCATTGTGACCTCCTGGTGATCGGGGCGGGGCCGGCGGGACTGATGGCCGCGCTGACCGCCGCGCGGGCCGGGGCCGATGTGATCCTCGCTGAGGAACAGCCCCTGACCGGGGGACGCCTGATCGCGGATGGCGGGCTGATCGGTGGCGATCCGGCGGCGCAATGGGTGCATGCGGTCGAGGCAGAGCTGCGCGCGATGCCGAATGTCCGCATCATGACCCGGACAACCGTGACCGGCGCCTATGACAACGGCACTTATGGCGCGCTTGAACGCGTGGGTCTCCACCGCTCGCCCCGGCCCAATCTGCCGCGCGAATGTTTCTGGCGCATCGTGGCGCGGCGCGCGGTGCTGACCACCGGGGCGCAGGAACGCCATATCGCTTTTCCGATGAATGACCGGCCCGGCATCATGCTGGCCTCGGCGGTGCGGACCTATCTGAACCGCTTTGGCGTGGCGCCGGGCAAGCGCGTGACGCTGTTCGCCGCCAATGACCAGGCCCGCCAGACCGCCCGCGATCTGATGGCGGCAGGCGTCCAGGTCGCGGCGATCATCGACCCGAGAGAGGATGTTTCGGTGGTCGAGGAGTGCCCGGTCCATGCCGGGGCAGTGGTGATCGACACCAAAGGCCGTCACGCTTTGCAGGCGATCACCGTCAGGAAAGGGTCCGAGACCTTCCGGATCGAGACCGATTGCCTTGCGGTTTCGGGCGGCTGGAATCCGGGCCTGCACCTGACCTGCCATATGAACAGCCGCCCGCGCTGGTCGGAAGAGATCGCGGCTTTCGTGCCGGTCGAAGCTGCGGTGCCGGGGCTTGCTGCGGCCGGTGCTGCGAATGGGTCTTTCTCGACCCATGGCGCGCTGACGGCGGGCAGGCTGGTCGCAGAACAGGCGCTGGCGGCGCTTGATTTGCGGGCGCCGGAACTGGCCGTGCCGGCGGCGGAAGACGCGCCCTATACCCATCGCGCGATCTGGTCAGTCGAGGGCGCAAAGGGCCGCAATGGCCGCGCCTGGCTCGACTTTGCCAATGACGTCACGGTCAAGGATGTGCAGCTCTCGGCCCAGGAGAATTTCGCCAGCGTCGAGCATATGAAGCGCTATACGACGCAAGGCATGGCGCCGGACCAGGGCAAAAACTCCAACGTCGCCGCGCTGGCGGTGCTGGCGGATGCGACCGGGCGGGGCATTCCGGAAACCGGGACGACGACCTTCCGCCCGCCCTATGTGCCGGTTTCCATCGCCGCGATGGGGGCGGGGGGGCGTGCGAAGGGCTTTGCGCCCGAGCGGTTCCTGACCTCGGACCAGGCCTCGCGCGACCGGCTGGCGCCGATGATCGAGGCCGGGCTCTGGTATCGCCCCTCATACTTCCCGAAACCGGGCGAGACGACCTGGCGCGAGGCCTGCGACCGCGAGGTTCGCATGGTGCGCGGTGCGGTCGGGGTCTGTGATGTCTCGACGCTTGGCAAGATCGACATTCAGGGGCCGGATGCGGGGCGGTTTCTCGATTTCGTTTATACTAATACGTTCAGTACCTTGCCGGTCGGCAAGGTCCGCTACGGGCTGATGCTGCGCGAAGACGGGCTTGTCATGGATGACGGCACATCGGCGCGCCTGTCAGAGACCCACTATCTGATGACCACCACCACGGCCGCAGCGGGCCAGGTGATGCGCCATCTCGATTTCGTGCAGCAGGCCTTTTGCGCCACCTGGAAGCTGCGGCTGATTTCGGTCACCGAGGCCTTCGCGCAATTCGCGATTGCCGGCCCGAAGGCGCGTGCGCTGATCGACACGGTGCTGGATCAGCCTTTGGGCGATCTGCCCTTCATGGGGGTCCGGCCGGTCTCGGTCGGAGGGGTGGAGGCGCGGCTGTTCCGGATCTCGTTTTCCGGCGAGGAAGGCTATGAGCTGGCGGTGCCGGTCGATTACGGCGAGGCGCTGTTTCGTGACCTGGTCGCCCGGGCCGAAACCATGGGCGGCGGCCCCTACGGGATGGAGGCGCTGAATGTGCTCCGGATCGAAAAGGGCTTCCTGACCCATGCCGAGATCCATGGCCGGGTCTCGGCTGATGATGTCGGCCTTGGGGCCATGGTCAGCACGAAGAAGGATTGCATCGGTCGCGCGGCAAGCCAGCGCCCCGGCCTGTGGGGGCCTGATCGCGAACAGCTGGTCGGGCTGAAGGCCTCCGGGGCCATTTCTGCCGGCGCGCATCTCTTCCGCCCCGGCTTTGCCGTCGAGCGTGAAAATGACCAGGGCTATGTCACCTCGGTTTGCTGGTCGCCGACGCTCGACAGCTGGCTCGGGCTGGCCTTCCTGACCGATGGCCGCGCACGGCATGGCGAGAGGATCCGGCTGGTCGATCATCTGCGCGGCATTGATGTGGAATGCGAAGTCACCCATCCGGTGTTCTTCGACGCGGATGGAGGGCGGATGCGTGGCTGA
- a CDS encoding sarcosine oxidase subunit delta, which yields MRLTCPLCGPRDRREFTYYGAEDYLHRPGPDTAPDLSPGGAWDNYLHLRDNPAGPTRDLWYHDQGCAAWLLVSRNTLTHEITGVELVAARKGARDEA from the coding sequence GTGAGACTGACCTGCCCCCTTTGCGGCCCGCGCGACCGCCGTGAATTCACTTATTACGGGGCGGAGGATTACCTCCACCGCCCGGGGCCGGATACCGCGCCTGATCTTTCGCCGGGCGGAGCCTGGGACAATTATCTGCATCTGCGCGACAACCCGGCCGGGCCGACCCGCGATCTGTGGTATCACGACCAGGGCTGCGCTGCCTGGCTGCTTGTCAGTCGCAACACGCTCACCCATGAAATCACTGGCGTCGAGCTGGTCGCCGCCCGCAAAGGAGCGCGCGATGAGGCTTGA
- a CDS encoding sarcosine oxidase subunit beta family protein: MRYSGWKVILEGLRGNRGWKPVWRQPEPKPHYDAVIIGGGGHGLATAYYLAKNHGMTNIAVLEKGYLGGGNIGRNTTIVRANYFLPGNSEFYSHSLKLWEGLEADLNYNVMHSQRGLINLFHSDGQRDAFVRRGNAMINQGDDAVLLDQDGVREMLPYLDFEQTRFPIYGGLLHPRGGTARHDAVAWGYARAADRRGVDLIQNCEVTGIDVEGGKVRGVQTTRGVIRADKVAIITAGRSGQVAAMAGMRLPVESHILQAFVTEGLKPVIDHVISFGMGHFYISQSDKGGLVFGGDLDFYSSYAQRGNLPMVEHVMEAGMTLMPMIGRAKVLRSWGGVMDMTPDGSPIIDKTHIDGLFLDCGWNYGGFKAVPASGWCMAHLMATGESHALARRFRLNRFATGHLLDEEGTGSQHNLH; encoded by the coding sequence ATGCGTTACTCCGGCTGGAAAGTCATTCTTGAGGGGCTGCGCGGCAATCGCGGCTGGAAGCCGGTCTGGCGCCAGCCCGAGCCAAAGCCGCATTATGACGCTGTGATCATCGGCGGCGGCGGTCACGGGCTGGCAACCGCGTATTATCTCGCGAAAAACCACGGCATGACCAATATTGCGGTGCTGGAAAAAGGCTATCTCGGCGGCGGTAATATCGGGCGCAACACCACCATCGTGCGCGCGAATTACTTTCTGCCCGGCAATTCCGAATTCTACTCGCACAGCCTGAAGCTCTGGGAGGGGCTGGAGGCCGATCTCAATTACAACGTGATGCACAGCCAGCGCGGGCTGATCAATCTCTTCCATTCCGACGGCCAGCGCGATGCTTTCGTGCGGCGCGGCAATGCCATGATCAACCAGGGCGATGATGCGGTGCTGCTGGACCAGGACGGCGTGCGCGAAATGCTGCCTTACCTTGATTTCGAACAGACCCGCTTTCCGATCTATGGCGGGCTCTTGCATCCGCGGGGCGGCACCGCCCGCCACGATGCTGTTGCCTGGGGCTATGCCCGCGCCGCCGACCGGCGCGGCGTCGATCTGATCCAGAATTGCGAAGTGACGGGCATCGATGTCGAGGGCGGAAAGGTGCGCGGCGTCCAGACCACGCGAGGTGTGATCCGCGCCGATAAGGTTGCGATCATCACGGCGGGGCGGTCGGGGCAGGTGGCGGCGATGGCCGGGATGCGGCTGCCGGTGGAGAGCCATATCCTCCAGGCCTTTGTGACCGAGGGGCTTAAGCCGGTGATCGATCATGTGATCAGTTTCGGCATGGGGCATTTCTACATCAGCCAGTCCGATAAGGGCGGGCTGGTCTTTGGCGGCGACCTGGATTTCTACAGCTCATATGCGCAGCGCGGCAATCTGCCGATGGTCGAACATGTGATGGAGGCCGGTATGACGCTGATGCCGATGATCGGGCGGGCAAAGGTCCTCAGGTCCTGGGGCGGTGTGATGGATATGACGCCCGACGGCTCGCCGATCATCGATAAAACCCATATCGACGGGCTGTTCCTAGATTGTGGCTGGAACTATGGCGGCTTTAAAGCGGTGCCGGCTTCGGGCTGGTGTATGGCGCATCTGATGGCCACCGGCGAAAGCCATGCGCTCGCCCGCCGCTTCCGTCTGAACCGTTTCGCGACCGGGCATCTCCTCGATGAGGAAGGCACCGGCAGCCAGCATAACCTGCATTGA
- a CDS encoding Glu/Leu/Phe/Val dehydrogenase, producing MLQTADEPSFRDSVDLMFSRAVRLMDLSPGLEQKIRVCNSTYTVRFGVRLRGKIETFTGYRSVHSEHMEPVKGGIRYALSVHQDEVEALAALMTYKCALVETPFGGSKGGLCVDPRQWEEHELELITRRFAYELIKRDLIHPAQNVPAPDMGTGEREMAWIADQYARMNTTDINAKACVTGKPPHAGGIQGRVEATGRGVQYALREFFRHPGDVALTGLKGGLQGKTVIVQGLGNVGYHAAKFLSGEDGCKIIGIIERDGALTDEKGLDVDAVRDWIARNGGVKGFPGGNFIEDGASVLEAACDILIPAAMEGVINKSNADRIRAPLIIEAANGPITFGGDEILRHKGKIIIPDMYANAGGVTVSYFEWVKNLSHIRFGRMQRRAEEARSRLLVEELEQLSADKGLGWTLSDDFKERFLTGSDELALVRSGLDDTMRTAYQSMREVWHGRDDVEDLRTAAYIVAIDRVAKTYRSKGL from the coding sequence ATGCTGCAGACCGCCGACGAGCCGAGCTTTCGCGATTCCGTCGATCTGATGTTCAGCCGCGCGGTGCGGCTGATGGATCTTTCTCCGGGGCTGGAGCAGAAAATCCGGGTCTGCAACTCGACCTATACGGTGCGTTTCGGTGTGCGGCTGCGCGGCAAGATCGAGACATTCACCGGCTATCGCTCGGTCCATTCCGAACATATGGAACCTGTGAAGGGCGGCATCCGCTACGCGCTTTCTGTCCACCAGGACGAGGTCGAGGCGCTGGCGGCGCTGATGACCTATAAATGCGCCCTGGTCGAGACGCCGTTCGGCGGATCGAAAGGCGGGCTCTGCGTCGATCCGCGCCAGTGGGAAGAGCATGAACTGGAGCTGATCACCCGCCGTTTCGCCTATGAGCTGATCAAGCGCGACCTGATCCATCCGGCACAGAACGTGCCGGCGCCTGACATGGGCACGGGCGAGCGTGAGATGGCCTGGATCGCCGACCAATATGCGCGGATGAACACAACCGATATCAACGCCAAGGCCTGCGTCACCGGCAAGCCCCCCCATGCCGGCGGCATCCAGGGCCGGGTCGAGGCGACGGGGCGCGGCGTGCAATATGCTTTGCGCGAATTTTTCCGCCATCCGGGCGATGTGGCACTGACCGGGCTGAAAGGCGGCCTCCAGGGCAAGACCGTGATCGTCCAGGGGCTTGGCAATGTAGGCTATCACGCGGCGAAATTCCTCTCGGGCGAGGATGGCTGCAAGATCATCGGCATCATCGAACGCGATGGCGCGCTGACCGATGAAAAGGGCCTTGATGTCGATGCGGTGCGCGACTGGATCGCCCGCAATGGCGGGGTAAAGGGCTTCCCCGGCGGCAATTTCATCGAGGATGGCGCCTCCGTGCTGGAAGCCGCATGCGATATCCTGATCCCTGCCGCGATGGAGGGGGTGATCAACAAGTCGAATGCCGACCGCATCCGCGCGCCGCTGATCATCGAGGCGGCGAATGGCCCGATCACCTTTGGCGGCGACGAGATCCTGCGCCATAAGGGTAAGATCATCATCCCCGATATGTATGCCAATGCCGGTGGTGTGACGGTCAGCTATTTCGAATGGGTGAAAAACCTTTCGCATATCCGCTTCGGCCGGATGCAGCGCCGGGCGGAAGAGGCGCGCTCGCGCCTCCTGGTCGAGGAACTGGAGCAGCTCTCGGCTGACAAAGGCCTTGGCTGGACGCTGTCGGATGACTTCAAAGAGCGCTTCCTGACCGGCTCGGACGAGCTGGCCCTGGTGCGTTCGGGTCTCGATGACACGATGCGCACCGCCTATCAGTCAATGCGCGAGGTCTGGCATGGCCGCGATGATGTCGAGGATCTGCGCACCGCCGCCTATATCGTTGCCATTGACCGCGTGGCCAAGACCTACCGGTCAAAGGGACTCTGA
- a CDS encoding VWA domain-containing protein gives MKKKAFEDLSVRLSRQMQRFTLEERGSIGTIMVFFFFLMILLGGIAVDVMRFETQRVAVQNTLDRATLAVANMNSALRTDDVSTTREARARFIVADYFRKAGLPDNLTYVRLDDGMNYRVVEARADVLSHNIFMNLMNIPTLEAVNTSVAEQKITDIEIMLVLDVSGSMAGAKINNLRVAAADFIDQVKATDDENRISIGVIPYNAQVNLGDELRARYNISDLHGVRHSNCVELPIGTDRDNIFQTLALSTSLEMPLMTAADTENTSSANDSYFNWRTSGEATVENTAAKRWCNPSTTTEITLPTKSITRAKAGIQALQASGNTSILLGMRWATALLDPAARDVYDSLIFRRVMDDDMDGRPFAYNSASSVDEDALKVIVLMTDGEHVAHNRIADGYKTGPATIRFSYRPNGARTDSTDTATIWRSTAGEWSVFFESKVGSNVCNSKPFWVPSTGSWQNRPLGLTDTGCFNPTRVVRPADPAYIATWQEVWASVRMNYAVRQFFGRPLGANNSTNRNNVYTGVRSTLYTTYADAATMNRRLASNCTAARNAGVLVYGIAFQAPNAGKAAIQSCTSTPASTYYFDVTETAKIQDAFRLIATNLSQLKLTQ, from the coding sequence ATGAAGAAGAAGGCATTTGAAGACCTGTCCGTGCGCCTCTCGCGCCAGATGCAGAGATTCACGCTGGAAGAGCGCGGCTCCATCGGGACAATCATGGTGTTCTTCTTCTTCCTCATGATCCTTCTTGGTGGCATCGCTGTCGATGTGATGCGCTTCGAGACCCAGCGTGTCGCGGTCCAGAATACGCTCGACCGGGCAACACTGGCGGTTGCCAATATGAACTCGGCCCTCAGGACCGACGACGTATCTACCACGCGCGAAGCGAGAGCGCGGTTTATCGTCGCCGACTATTTCAGGAAGGCGGGCCTGCCCGACAATCTTACCTATGTGCGTCTCGATGACGGTATGAATTACCGCGTGGTCGAAGCGCGCGCCGATGTGCTGTCGCATAACATTTTCATGAATCTCATGAATATTCCAACCCTCGAGGCCGTGAACACTTCGGTGGCAGAGCAGAAGATCACCGATATCGAGATCATGCTGGTGCTCGACGTGTCGGGTTCGATGGCAGGTGCCAAGATCAACAACCTGCGCGTGGCTGCGGCGGATTTCATCGACCAGGTGAAGGCCACGGATGACGAGAACCGCATCTCGATCGGCGTGATCCCCTATAACGCCCAGGTGAACCTCGGCGATGAATTGCGGGCGCGCTACAATATCAGCGATCTGCACGGGGTCCGGCATTCGAACTGCGTCGAGCTCCCGATCGGGACCGACAGGGACAACATCTTCCAGACGCTGGCCCTGTCCACATCCCTGGAGATGCCGCTGATGACTGCGGCGGATACAGAAAACACATCGTCGGCCAATGACAGCTATTTCAACTGGCGGACATCCGGCGAAGCCACGGTCGAGAACACCGCCGCAAAGCGCTGGTGCAATCCGAGCACCACAACAGAGATCACGCTGCCGACCAAGAGCATCACCAGGGCGAAAGCCGGGATCCAGGCGTTGCAGGCCAGCGGCAATACCTCGATCCTGCTGGGAATGCGTTGGGCCACCGCCCTGTTGGATCCGGCCGCGCGCGACGTCTACGATTCCCTGATCTTTCGCCGCGTGATGGACGACGATATGGACGGCCGTCCCTTTGCATATAACAGCGCAAGCTCTGTCGATGAGGATGCGCTGAAAGTGATCGTTCTGATGACCGATGGCGAGCATGTGGCCCATAACCGCATCGCCGATGGCTATAAGACCGGCCCGGCGACCATCCGCTTTTCCTATCGCCCCAATGGCGCCAGGACCGATTCAACGGATACCGCGACGATCTGGCGTTCAACCGCAGGCGAATGGTCCGTCTTCTTTGAAAGCAAGGTGGGATCAAATGTCTGTAACAGCAAGCCTTTCTGGGTGCCATCAACGGGATCGTGGCAGAACCGTCCGCTCGGTCTGACAGATACCGGATGCTTCAATCCGACCCGGGTCGTGAGGCCCGCTGACCCGGCCTATATCGCAACCTGGCAGGAGGTCTGGGCGTCCGTCAGGATGAACTATGCGGTACGCCAGTTCTTCGGCCGCCCGCTGGGGGCCAACAACAGCACCAACCGCAACAACGTCTATACCGGTGTGCGCAGCACCCTCTACACGACCTATGCCGATGCAGCGACGATGAACCGCCGTCTGGCCTCCAACTGCACCGCAGCCCGCAATGCCGGCGTCCTTGTTTATGGCATCGCCTTTCAGGCCCCCAATGCCGGCAAGGCCGCCATCCAGAGCTGCACATCTACCCCCGCTTCGACCTATTACTTCGACGTAACCGAAACAGCGAAGATCCAGGATGCGTTCCGCCTGATCGCAACCAATCTTAGCCAATTGAAGCTGACGCAATGA
- a CDS encoding TadE family protein: MKSRSFSLGRRLRRLWRREDGVASIELAFCLPVLLMLFMASMEAGLFMVRSAMLERGLDIAIRDYRLGHTRSMNAEQIRDRVCRFTLAVADCKNNLKVWIEPVNTSTTPWTLPSRFDPRTGQLRVFCGDRNDPLVSPIPGTVPDEAHDQNRIMLIRVCALEDPIFPSTYFSMRLTKDSATGKYELASATVVVTEPI, translated from the coding sequence ATGAAATCCAGGTCCTTTTCTCTCGGTCGTCGCCTGCGTCGTCTCTGGCGTCGCGAAGACGGCGTGGCCTCGATCGAACTCGCCTTCTGCCTGCCGGTCCTGCTGATGCTTTTCATGGCCTCGATGGAGGCCGGCCTTTTCATGGTGCGCAGCGCCATGCTTGAACGTGGTCTCGATATCGCGATCCGCGATTACCGGCTTGGCCATACGCGGAGTATGAATGCGGAACAGATCCGGGACCGGGTCTGCCGGTTCACGCTTGCCGTGGCGGATTGCAAGAACAACCTGAAGGTCTGGATCGAGCCGGTCAACACAAGCACCACGCCCTGGACCCTTCCGTCGCGCTTTGATCCCCGGACCGGCCAGCTTCGGGTGTTCTGTGGCGACCGCAACGATCCCCTGGTCTCGCCGATTCCCGGCACGGTTCCGGACGAGGCTCATGACCAGAACCGGATCATGCTGATCCGCGTCTGCGCGCTTGAGGATCCAATTTTCCCTTCGACCTATTTCTCGATGCGTCTGACCAAGGACTCGGCCACCGGAAAATATGAACTGGCCAGCGCAACGGTCGTTGTGACCGAACCGATCTGA
- a CDS encoding homoserine dehydrogenase has translation MSSTPSETGPLRLGIAGLGTVGIGVVKIIRREAETLAARGGRPLVITAVSARDPKKNRDADLSGYAWETDPVQLAKRDDVDVFIEVMGGHEGAAKDATEAALALGKHVVTANKALLAHHGQALAELAEKTGAALRFEAAVAGGIPVIKALTEGLAGNRIKRVMGVMNGTCNYILTRMQSAGLPYETVFEEARQLGYLEADPNLDVGGIDAGHKLSLLAAIAFGTRVSFDKVELEGIGNVSIDDINLADDMGYHIKLLGVAQMTGRGLEQRMTPCLVPAESPLGQLQGGTNMVVLEGDAVGQIVMRGAGAGEGPTASAVMGDVIDIARGYRRPVFGIPAGQLTDPVAARSATPAPYYLRMRLQDKPGALAKVATCLGEAGISIDQMRQINQPDADDGDAIVLIVTHKAAPADVSHALTQFNVTGVLVGTPVAIRIEEV, from the coding sequence ATGTCGAGCACGCCGTCTGAAACCGGACCCCTCCGCCTTGGGATTGCCGGCCTCGGCACTGTCGGCATCGGTGTGGTGAAAATCATCCGGCGCGAGGCCGAAACCCTCGCCGCACGCGGCGGGCGCCCGCTGGTGATCACCGCCGTTTCAGCCCGTGACCCAAAGAAAAACCGCGATGCCGATCTCTCGGGCTATGCCTGGGAGACCGACCCCGTTCAGCTGGCAAAACGCGATGATGTCGATGTTTTCATCGAGGTGATGGGCGGTCATGAAGGCGCGGCGAAAGACGCGACCGAAGCCGCGCTGGCGCTTGGCAAACATGTGGTGACCGCGAATAAGGCGCTGCTCGCGCATCATGGCCAGGCGCTGGCGGAACTGGCCGAAAAAACCGGTGCTGCGTTGCGGTTTGAGGCGGCTGTCGCCGGGGGTATCCCCGTGATCAAAGCGCTGACCGAGGGCCTTGCCGGCAACCGCATCAAACGCGTCATGGGCGTGATGAACGGCACCTGCAATTACATCCTGACCCGGATGCAATCGGCTGGCCTGCCCTATGAGACCGTGTTCGAGGAAGCCCGCCAGCTGGGCTATCTCGAAGCCGATCCGAACCTCGATGTCGGAGGGATCGACGCCGGGCATAAACTCTCGCTCCTGGCTGCCATCGCCTTCGGCACCCGTGTCAGCTTTGACAAGGTCGAGCTGGAGGGGATCGGCAATGTCTCGATCGACGACATCAACCTCGCCGATGATATGGGCTATCATATCAAGCTGCTGGGCGTGGCGCAGATGACCGGGCGCGGCCTGGAACAGCGCATGACCCCGTGCCTCGTGCCGGCGGAAAGCCCGCTCGGCCAGCTCCAGGGCGGCACCAATATGGTCGTGCTCGAAGGCGATGCGGTCGGCCAGATCGTGATGCGCGGCGCCGGTGCCGGCGAAGGCCCGACCGCAAGCGCGGTGATGGGCGATGTGATCGATATCGCGCGCGGCTACCGCCGGCCGGTCTTCGGCATCCCCGCCGGGCAGCTGACCGATCCGGTGGCGGCACGTTCGGCAACGCCCGCGCCCTATTACCTCAGGATGCGGCTCCAGGACAAACCCGGTGCGCTGGCCAAGGTCGCAACCTGCCTTGGCGAAGCCGGGATCTCCATCGACCAGATGCGCCAGATCAACCAGCCCGATGCCGATGACGGCGATGCGATTGTGCTGATCGTCACCCATAAGGCGGCCCCTGCCGATGTGAGCCATGCGCTGACGCAGTTCAACGTGACCGGCGTCCTGGTCGGGACCCCCGTCGCGATCCGCATCGAAGAAGTCTGA
- the glpX gene encoding class II fructose-bisphosphatase — protein MADQAQFQDRMLSLGLARVSEAAALASAHLIGRGDEKAADQAAVNAMRDQLNTLDIKGVVVIGEGERDEAPMLFIGEEVGTGNGPEMDIALDPLEGTTLTAKDMPNALTVIAMAPRGTLLHAPDVYMEKLAVGPGYRPGVVTMDMSPSERISALAASKGVSTEDITACVLERPRHEALIEEIRSTGASIRLITDGDVAGVMHCAEPEVTGIDIYMGSGGAPEGVLAAAALKCMGGQFFGKLLFRNEDEKSRASKAGITNFDRVYTRDDLVRADVIFAATGVTSGSLLSGIKREPGWVTTETILMRSKTGSVRRMSYRSPLR, from the coding sequence ATGGCCGATCAGGCTCAGTTCCAGGACCGTATGCTCTCACTGGGCCTTGCCCGCGTTTCAGAGGCCGCCGCTTTGGCCTCGGCCCATCTGATCGGGCGCGGCGACGAAAAAGCCGCCGACCAGGCTGCGGTCAATGCGATGCGCGATCAGCTGAATACGCTTGATATTAAAGGCGTCGTGGTGATCGGCGAAGGCGAACGCGACGAGGCGCCGATGCTGTTCATCGGCGAAGAGGTCGGCACCGGGAACGGGCCGGAAATGGATATCGCGCTCGACCCGCTGGAAGGCACCACGCTGACCGCAAAAGACATGCCGAACGCGCTGACCGTGATCGCCATGGCACCGCGCGGCACCCTGCTGCATGCGCCCGACGTCTATATGGAAAAGCTGGCGGTCGGCCCTGGCTACCGCCCCGGCGTGGTGACGATGGATATGTCGCCCTCCGAGCGGATCTCGGCGCTCGCGGCGTCGAAAGGCGTCTCGACCGAAGACATCACCGCCTGCGTGCTGGAGCGCCCGCGCCATGAAGCCCTGATCGAGGAAATCCGGTCGACCGGCGCCTCGATCCGGCTGATCACCGATGGCGATGTGGCCGGCGTCATGCATTGCGCCGAACCGGAAGTGACCGGCATCGACATCTATATGGGGTCGGGTGGCGCACCCGAAGGTGTGCTGGCCGCCGCCGCGCTGAAATGCATGGGCGGGCAGTTCTTCGGCAAGCTCCTCTTCCGCAACGAGGATGAAAAATCCCGCGCCAGCAAGGCCGGTATCACCAATTTCGACCGCGTCTATACGCGTGATGACCTCGTGCGCGCCGATGTGATTTTTGCGGCGACCGGCGTGACCTCGGGCTCGCTCCTTTCGGGCATCAAGCGCGAACCGGGCTGGGTGACGACCGAGACGATCCTGATGCGGTCAAAAACCGGGTCGGTGCGGCGCATGTCCTATCGCAGCCCGCTGCGGTAG